A region from the Chelonoidis abingdonii isolate Lonesome George chromosome 10, CheloAbing_2.0, whole genome shotgun sequence genome encodes:
- the LOC116815860 gene encoding E3 ubiquitin-protein ligase TRIM39-like: MASAVPIGKALEEATCSICLEYLTEPVMIACGHNFCRACITQYTEQRKPQSGTKFPCPECRVLFQKGNFRPNRQLANIIESIKPLRLQPGQAQNENLCEMDKEKLQLFCREDGKAACVVPIEEVAQGYKVKLQEILGPLRQKLEEALALVSEEEKKIREWQGKVENQRRSITCEFKKLHQLLSEEEQLLLRRLAEEERETLQRLQDNITKLSEQSAALINRITELEEKCQQPAAELLQGVKSTLIRSEHVKLQPPEAVSPALKSGYKIFLDMREMLKRFTLDVTLDPDTAHPNLVLSQDRKRVRRKTKRQNLPNNPERFDPCVFVLGAEGFTGGRHYWEVEMADKTRWILGVCKESVSRKNPDHLSPKNGYWTVCLRDGEYKALTDPWTPLPVSVRPSRVGIFLDYKAGEVSFYNVSDRSHLFTFTDTFSGTVRPFFSPCANAGGKNTAPLIICSVPAQARGNLGP, translated from the exons ATGGCCTCAGCGGTGCCCATAGGGAAAGCACTAGAAGAAGCCACGTGCTCCATCTGCCTGGAGTATCTGACAGAGCCGGTGATGATAGCATGTGGGCACAACTTCTGCCGAGCCTGCATCACCCAGTACACTGAGCAAAGAAAGCCTCAATCAGGCACAAAGTTCCCCTGTCCTGAGTGCCGAGTGCTGTTCCAGAAAGGGAATTTCAGGCCCAACAGGCAGCTGGCCAATATCATAGAAAGCATCAAACCTCTGAGGTTACAGCCTGGGCAAGCACAGAATGAGAATCTGTGTGAGATGGACAAGGAAAAACTCCAACTCTTCTGCAGGGAGGATGGAAAAGCCGCCTGTGTGGTCCCCATAGAGGAAGTTGCCCAGGGTTATAAG GTAAAACTCCAGGAAATCCTGGGTCCTCTGAGGCAGAAGCTGGAGGAGGCTCTGGCACTGGTGtctgaagaggaaaagaaaatcaggGAGTGGCAG GGCAAAGTAGAGAATCAGAGACGGTCAATCACATGTGAATTTAAGAAACTGCACCAGCTTCTGAGTGAGGAAGAGCAGCTGCTCCTGAGGAGGCTggcggaggaggagagggagactcTGCAGAGACTACAGGACAATATCACAAAGCTCTCGGAGCAGAGTGCTGCACTGATCAATCGCATCACAGAGCTAGAGGAGAAGTGTCAGCAACCGGCCgctgagctgctgcag GGTGTGAAAAGCACATTGATCAG GAGTGAACATGTGAAACTCCAGCCACCAGAAGCTgtttctcctgccctgaagagcggGTATAAAATCTTCCTTGACATGAGGGAAATGCTGAAGAGATTCACCC TGGacgtgactctggatccagacacggctcatCCCAACCTTGTTCTGTCTCAGGATAGGAAACGTGTGAGACGCAAAACCAAACGACAGAATCTGCCCAATAACCCTGAGAGATTTGATCCCTGTGTCTTTGTCCTGGGTGCTGAGGGATTCACGGGAGGGAGGCATTACTGGGAAGTGGAGATGGCAGACAAGACTAGGTGGATCCTGGGGGTTTGTAAGGAGTCTGTGAGCAGGAAGAATCCAGATCACCTGTCACCTAAAAACGGATACTGGACTGTGTGTCTGAGGGATGGGGAATACAAGGCTCTCACCGACCCATGGACCCCACTCCCCGTGAGTGTCAGGCCCAGCCGAGTGGGGATTTTCCTGGACTATAAGGCAGGTGAGGTCTCCTTTTACAATGTGTCTGACAGGTCCCATCTCTTCACTTTCACTGACACCTTCTCCGGGACAGTCCGCCCTTTCTTCAGTCCCTGTGCCAATGCTGGAGGTAAAAACACAGCTCCCCTGATAATCTGCTCAGTCCCAGCTCAGGCCAGAGGGAATCTTGGTCCCTGA